In the Quercus lobata isolate SW786 chromosome 5, ValleyOak3.0 Primary Assembly, whole genome shotgun sequence genome, one interval contains:
- the LOC115992691 gene encoding cyclin-A2-3-like isoform X1 — translation MRKENLVTVKGGELTAPLTRARAAAFRVSGQLPPLKAPTQQNLKRTLQGNPKKTALDENNNAPSNACLKRKKRAVLQDVTNSCCNGSYRSCLNAAKIQAKNSKSIKNGQVKVCKVAPSNAVEAPNFQTGSKENVLQEAGKKNPRSEEVTCSVDLEEKVPLWLTTIGKHGIDDHCLENQSSSQAQSSPKKVKAGLSGDMLISNMPDITDIDADHKDPQLCSVYAPEIYSNLRVAELVRRPCPNFMETVQRDITQSMRGILVDWLVEVSEEYRLVPDTLYLTVYLIDWFLAQNYMERQKLQLLGITCMLIASKYEEICAPRVEEFCLITDNTYTREEVLELEIRVLKYFGFQLVAPTAKTFLRRFLRAAQASYKTPSVELEYLANFLAELTLIDYGFLNYLPSVIAASAVFLARWTLDQSNHPWNPTLEHYTSYKASDLKTTVLALQDLQLNTNGCPLSSIRMKYRQQKQFKSVAALSSPKLLETLF, via the exons atgagaaaagaaaatctgGTTACTGTTAAGGGTGGAGAGCTTACTGCTCCATTAACACGTGCTAGAGCTGCCGCCTTTCGTGTATCTGGACAATTGCCCCCTTTAAAAGCTCCTACACAACAAAATCTGAAGCGGACTCTgcaaggaaacccaaaaaaaactgCCTTGGATGAGAACAACAATGCTCCCAGTAATGCATGTCTTAAGCGTAAGAAGAGGGCTGTACTTCAGGATGTCACCAATTCTTGCTGCAATGGCTCGTATAGGAGCTGCTTGAATGCAGCAAAAATTCAG GCTAAGAACAGCAAGTCAATTAAAAACGGTCAAGTGAAGGTCTGCAAAGTGGCACCATCAAATGCTGTAGAAGCCCCAAATTTTCAAACTGGTTCAAAAGAAAATGTTCTTCAAgaagcaggaaaaaaaaatcctagatcAGAAGAAGTTACATGTTCAGTTGACTTGGAAGAAAAGGTACCTCTTTGGTTAACGACCATAGGGAAGCATGGGATTGATGACCATTGTCTTGAAAATCAGAGTTCTTCACAGGCTCAAAGTTCTCCAAAGAAAG TCAAAGCTGGCCTTTCTGGAGACATGCTTATATCAAACATGCCAGACATTACAGACATTGATGCAGATCATAAGGACCCTCAATTATGCAGTGTCTATGCCCCTGAAATATATAGCAATTTACGTGTTGCTGAG CTTGTCCGGAGACCATGTCCTAATTTCATGGAAACAGTACAGAGAGATATAACTCAAAGCATGCGGGGGATTCTGGTTGATTGGCTTGTTGAG GTATCTGAGGAATATAGGTTGGTGCCGGACACGCTTTATCTCACAGTTTATCTCATTGATTGGTTTCTTGCTCAAAATTACATGGAAAGACAAAAACTTCAACTTCTTGGCATCACTTGCATGCTAATTGCCTC GAAGTATGAAGAAATATGTGCACCGCGTGTGGAAGAGTTTTGCCTCATCACAGACAACACTTACACGAGAGAGGAG GTATTGGAACTGGAGATTCGAGTATTGAAGTATTTTGGCTTTCAACTGGTTGCACCTACTGCAAAAACTTTTCTAAG GAGATTTCTTCGAGCAGCACAAGCTTCATACAAG ACCCCTAGTGTTGAACTGGAGTACTTGGCCAACTTTTTAGCTGAACTAACCTTAATTGACTATGGCTTCTTGAATTACCTTCCATCTGTCATAGCTGCATCAGCTGTATTTCTCGCCAGATGGACATTAGATCAGTCAAATCACCCATGG AATCCAACTCTAGAACACTATACCTCTTACAAGGCATCAGATTTGAAAACCACAGTTCTTGCCTTACAAGATCTACAGTTGAACACCAATGGATGTCCTCTGAGTTCTATACGAATGAAGTATAGGCAACAGAAG CAGTTTAAGTCTGTGGCGGCTTTGTCTTCCCCAAAACTGCTAGAAACACTATTCTGA
- the LOC115992691 gene encoding cyclin-A2-3-like isoform X2: protein MRKENLVTVKGGELTAPLTRARAAAFRVSGQLPPLKAPTQQNLKRTLQGNPKKTALDENNNAPSNACLKRKKRAVLQDVTNSCCNGSYRSCLNAAKIQAKNSKSIKNGQVKVCKVAPSNAVEAPNFQTGSKENVLQEAGKKNPRSEEVTCSVDLEEKVPLWLTTIGKHGIDDHCLENQSSSQAQSSPKKVKAGLSGDMLISNMPDITDIDADHKDPQLCSVYAPEIYSNLRVAELVRRPCPNFMETVQRDITQSMRGILVDWLVEVSEEYRLVPDTLYLTVYLIDWFLAQNYMERQKLQLLGITCMLIASKYEEICAPRVEEFCLITDNTYTREEVLELEIRVLKYFGFQLVAPTAKTFLRRFLRAAQASYKTPSVELEYLANFLAELTLIDYGFLNYLPSVIAASAVFLARWTLDQSNHPWNPTLEHYTSYKASDLKTTVLALQDLQLNTNGCPLSSIRMKYRQQKFKSVAALSSPKLLETLF, encoded by the exons atgagaaaagaaaatctgGTTACTGTTAAGGGTGGAGAGCTTACTGCTCCATTAACACGTGCTAGAGCTGCCGCCTTTCGTGTATCTGGACAATTGCCCCCTTTAAAAGCTCCTACACAACAAAATCTGAAGCGGACTCTgcaaggaaacccaaaaaaaactgCCTTGGATGAGAACAACAATGCTCCCAGTAATGCATGTCTTAAGCGTAAGAAGAGGGCTGTACTTCAGGATGTCACCAATTCTTGCTGCAATGGCTCGTATAGGAGCTGCTTGAATGCAGCAAAAATTCAG GCTAAGAACAGCAAGTCAATTAAAAACGGTCAAGTGAAGGTCTGCAAAGTGGCACCATCAAATGCTGTAGAAGCCCCAAATTTTCAAACTGGTTCAAAAGAAAATGTTCTTCAAgaagcaggaaaaaaaaatcctagatcAGAAGAAGTTACATGTTCAGTTGACTTGGAAGAAAAGGTACCTCTTTGGTTAACGACCATAGGGAAGCATGGGATTGATGACCATTGTCTTGAAAATCAGAGTTCTTCACAGGCTCAAAGTTCTCCAAAGAAAG TCAAAGCTGGCCTTTCTGGAGACATGCTTATATCAAACATGCCAGACATTACAGACATTGATGCAGATCATAAGGACCCTCAATTATGCAGTGTCTATGCCCCTGAAATATATAGCAATTTACGTGTTGCTGAG CTTGTCCGGAGACCATGTCCTAATTTCATGGAAACAGTACAGAGAGATATAACTCAAAGCATGCGGGGGATTCTGGTTGATTGGCTTGTTGAG GTATCTGAGGAATATAGGTTGGTGCCGGACACGCTTTATCTCACAGTTTATCTCATTGATTGGTTTCTTGCTCAAAATTACATGGAAAGACAAAAACTTCAACTTCTTGGCATCACTTGCATGCTAATTGCCTC GAAGTATGAAGAAATATGTGCACCGCGTGTGGAAGAGTTTTGCCTCATCACAGACAACACTTACACGAGAGAGGAG GTATTGGAACTGGAGATTCGAGTATTGAAGTATTTTGGCTTTCAACTGGTTGCACCTACTGCAAAAACTTTTCTAAG GAGATTTCTTCGAGCAGCACAAGCTTCATACAAG ACCCCTAGTGTTGAACTGGAGTACTTGGCCAACTTTTTAGCTGAACTAACCTTAATTGACTATGGCTTCTTGAATTACCTTCCATCTGTCATAGCTGCATCAGCTGTATTTCTCGCCAGATGGACATTAGATCAGTCAAATCACCCATGG AATCCAACTCTAGAACACTATACCTCTTACAAGGCATCAGATTTGAAAACCACAGTTCTTGCCTTACAAGATCTACAGTTGAACACCAATGGATGTCCTCTGAGTTCTATACGAATGAAGTATAGGCAACAGAAG TTTAAGTCTGTGGCGGCTTTGTCTTCCCCAAAACTGCTAGAAACACTATTCTGA